The Clostridium sporogenes region ATTTTCTTTTGTAGATTTTCACATCCCTCTTTAATATCTTCAAAATATATAGATGCCACTTCATATTTGCTTTGTTCTTTTACTAATTTTTCAATTATGGAAGAATTTATAGGCTTTTTACCATCCTTTGCAGCATCTGAATTTTCTAAAGCCTTACCATTTACTAAAAGATATCCTCCTACAGCTTGTCTATTCGCATCTGGGAAAGCCGGTACTACAGCGGCTATAGTACCCTTTGGCAGTGCATCTAACATTCCATCTATCTCTGATCCAATGTTTCCTCTTAAAGTACTATCTATTCTTTTCCCGTAAACATTTACATTAGAGTTAAAGAAAAATTCCGTAGCCTGATAAACTCTTTCATAGGCATCTTCTTTTTCAACACCTCTACTATCTGTTGAATAAAGAACTGTATCGTAGGATTTTTCTAAATCATCTTTTTTTAAAGAATTCATTAGTGTTACAGGTTTTAATCCTAATTTTTTAATTAAAACTCCTGTAGCATTAGCTCCCGTCAAATCGTCAGCTATAATAACATAATTTAACATTTAATGTCCCCCTCGAACCAATGATTTGCTAAAAGGATTTATTGAATAAATTTCCTATTTATACATTGATTATTTTTACATTTAATGATTCTAAATATTTATCTTCATCCTTATGAAATTTTTTGTCTGTAATAACACAGTTTACTGATTCTATAGAAAATATATTTACAAAGGATTCCTTATTAAACTTACTACTATCTGTTAAAAGAACAGAATAAGATGCTGATTTTACTATATGTTTCTTTAAACTTGCTTTTTCAAAGGTAGGAGTGGATAATTTAAAATCAGAATCTATACCAGAGGTTCCTAAAAAGGCTACATTAACTTTTATATTAGATATAAATTCATCTGCAGTAGGGCCTATTATACATCCTGTTTCTTCTTGTATTTTTCCACCTACTATATAAGCTTTTACATTATTTTGGTACAATTCTAAAGCTATTTTAAGATCGTTTGTTATAACTGTTATATCTTTTACTTTATTAAGAACTTTAGCTAACTCAAAGGTTGTAGTACCTGCATCTAAAAATATACTGTCCCCTTCTTTAATTATGCTTAAGGCTTTTTCTGCTATTTTTTCTTTTACATATATATTGCTTATCTTCTTTAAGTCATAGGCTTGTTCTGATAGATAAGTAGAACGTTTTACTGCTCCTCCATGACTCCTATATAAAATACCCTTATCCTGTAATCTATCAAAATCTCTTCTTATAGTCATTAAACTTACATCTAGTTCATTAGCAATATCTTCAACTTTCACAGTTCCTAGATCTTCTAGCTTTTCAATTATGTATTGTTCTCTCTCTACTGGAAGCATCCTATCACCTCTTATTTTCAGTATAAAAACAAATTAATCTATATTAATCTAATTTACTTATGAAACTTAACCTGTGTTTTTCTTTTCGTTTTATTTGTTCGTTTATGTTAATTAAATATTATACTGTATTTTATAATTTGTCAATATATTTTATAAACCTTTATATTTCAACATAAATTGATATTTTTATAACAAATATAATTTAGATATATCTAAGAAAATAATTGCCAACTTATATATCTAACAAAAACTCACATACCTACTTGTGACATTACTATTTTGTCTATTAATCACCAAAATTAATAAATGTTTTTCAAAACATTTATTAAACTTGATACTCTTCCAACGATGAAAAGCGCTCAGACCTTGTATAAAGCATTAGGATTTTATGATATTGAACCATATGTATATAATCCAATTGAAGGAACAAGGTTTATGGATTGAAAGACTAATTTCTTATATTGTTGAATAGAGTTAAGACGCAATTTTTTAAAATGTTTATTTATATATTAAGGAAAGTCTCAAAATGACTTCCCTTAAAATTAAAGACTATTTTATATTAAAAATCTCTTTCTACAGATATAAGAGCACCCAGCCGTTGTAAGCTGAATGCTCTTTATAATATTATTTATTATTTTTTAATATATTGTCTACTTCTTTATATTAAACAAACTAATAATTTACCTTTGCTTTTATAAAGGGATTTTTTCATATGAATTTTTAATTTTATATGATAATATTACTATGGCTACAGATAAAACTATAGTACATGCAATTCCGGCTTCTGGTCCAAAGGAACCTCCTGTAAACAGATCTGAACCTACTAGTTTTAATTTCATTAAACTTCCAATATCTATATTCATACCACTTACTTCAAATCCAAAAATATTTCCCTGAAAAAAATTCCAGGCTGCATGAAGTCCACAAGCTCCCCATAAATTTTGGGTTTTTATAACGTATAGCCCAAAAAGTATTCCTGTTATAAATAGATTTACAACTGCAACTATACTTACATTTGGATTTAAAAAGTGTAACATAGAAAATAATAAAGATGAAAATATCAAGCCTATAGTCATATTATATTTTGCACCTAAAACATTCATAAGCCATCCTCTTACTAATATCTCTTCTGTTACACTTTGTATTATCCATCCTGGTAAAACTATCATTAATGGAACTATACTTTTTAGATTTAATCCATTTACTAAATTTATATGACCTGTAACTAAAAGTAATAAAACTACTATAGAAAATAGAATGCTTCCAAAAACAAAACCTATAATATATTTTTTGATAAAACCTTCCTTGCAAAATCCTAGCCCAGCAATGCTTCGTTTTTCACGTTTTTTTATCCATAAAAATGTAATTAAAGTAGAAAATAAAAATCCTGCTATTAAACTAAGCGAAAAACTAATAGGAGTATTGTTAGGAATTTTAAAAGCTTTTATTAATATAAATAATATAATTCCACCTATTATCTCCCCTGCAATCAAAAATAAAAATACCAATAAATAGGCTACAAATATATTATATAACCTATCAGACTCTCTAGCCTGTCTTACTAATTCTATTTCTTTTAAAATCATAAATTTCCTCCCCAACATTATGTTAGTTCTGTTAAGTTATATGAACATTGATTTCTCTCAACTTATTGAAATATAATAGTTTCACCACAAAATCATTACCTCCCAGAAAGGAAAGAGAAATCAATGAACAAAGCTAATAAAAAAATTACATGTCCTAGATGTCACAGTCACAAACTTTATAAGTTTGGAAAAGACAAACAAGGCAATCAAAAATATCAGTGCAAAGAGTGCAGAAGACAATTCGCGCCTACGGCGGAAAAGCGTCAGCTTATCGGTTATCCTCGTTGTCCTTTATGTGGCAAAGGAACTTTTATTCATCACAATTACTCAAATTACATTAATTATCGTTGTAACAATAAAAGGTGTAATCATAGTTTCTTTATAGCAAAGCCTACGGCCATACTACCTTCAAGTAATACCAAAATAGATGGCAAATTAGATTTTAAGGGTATGAGGTTCCCAATCCATATTATTTTAATGGCATTAGACCTTTATTTCCTCAATGAAAGTTCTACAAGAAGGATTTCTCAGTATTTATTTAGATTGTTTAATGTAAAAGTATCTCATGTAACTATTGCAAATTGGACTAAAAAGTTTGCTGCATACTTTAAATTAAAATCCGATAGGTTGCTAAAAGATGTTGTTCTATCGGATTCTGACGAATGGCACGCAGATGAAACTGTTGTATTTATAAATGGGAAACGTCATTATCTATGGCTTGTTATTGACTCTGAAAGTAGACTAATTATTTCTTATCATTTATCACCATATAGAGATGCAAAACAAGCTTTTAGTCTATTTAATGATGCTAAGAAATTTGGTTCTCCCAGAGCTATAGTTACTGACAGGCTTCCCTCTTATAATGTACCAATAAAATCAACATTTGAAGATACTGTGCACATAAAAGTTCAATCATTTAGAGATGATATCTCTAATAATATTATTGAATCCTTTAATAAAACATTTAAATCCTGGTATAAAGGCTTAAGAGGTTTTAACTCCTTTGATAGTGCTAACAAACTAATATCTATGTTTATATTTCATTATAACTTTCTACGTCCACACTACTCACTACGTGATTTATCACCTGCTGAAGTAATAGGAGTTACTTATTCAACTAAAGCCAAAAATAATTGGTTATTAGCTGCCTAACGGCATGCGCTATCGCTTTATATGAGTCTATTTATTTTTAAAACCACATTATGGATAGGCTTTTTTGTTATACCTTAAAATATGAATTTGCTATCTTTTAATCTTTAAAACAAACATAACAATAATTGTATGATTTCTAAAGCTATTTTTTCATAATTACTTAACATAACCATTATGTTTTAATTAAATAAATGAATTCCATAAAATATCTGGATTATTATATCACAAAGTCCATAATTATACTAATTATTATGTTTATGTTAAAAAAATAATTCCAACTTTATGAAATTAAAATAATAAAATAACCTTAAAAGGGATTAATAACCATTTGTGTTGTTTTATTAAACATTTTATTATAATTAATTTTCAATATAATTATTTTGTAAAAAAATACTCTTTTTCTCCTTTAATGAAAATAGATTGTATTTAGGGTTTTTTTACTCCAATTAGAGATTATTCCAGAAAAATATATAAAATTTATATAAAATTTGTATAAATTGATTGAAAAAACAATCGAAAATGTTATATATTATATATGGTAACTAAAGTTTAGGAGGCATCTTTTTAATGAGTAAAGGAAGAACTAAAGGTAAAAATCATATTAGACCTAGTATTATAGGGTTATTAAGCATACTTATAATCTATGTATGTATGGTATTATACTTTAAAAATCATTTTTATTTTAGAACAACTATTAATGGCATTAAAGCTTCATGTAAAACTGTAGAAGAGGTTAATAAGGAAATGGAAAGTGAGGTGAAAAATTATACACTACAGTTAGAAGGTAGAAATGGAGCTAAAGAAAAGATTTCAGCAAAGGACTTTAATCTCAAATATAACACTAATAACGAAATTAAAAAGTTAAAAGATGCTGAAAATCCTTTTAATTTGTTCAAAGGTATTTTTGCCAAAAAAGAACACCAAATACCTAGAACTATTTCTTATGATGAAAAGCTATTAAAACAACATATTGATAAAATGGTTTTTTTTAATAAAGATAAAATAACTAATCCTAAAAATGCTAGTTTAAAATATACAGGTAAAGATTATGAAATTGTACCAGAAGTTATGGGTAATAAAGTCAATGAAGATACACTGTATAAAGAAATAAAAAACGCAATAATTAAGAATAAAAAGGTTATAGATTTAGAAAAAAGTAACTGTTATGAAAATCCAAAATATACTTCAAAGTCAAAAGAAGTTATTGAAGCTAAAAAAACTATGAACAAATATTTACAATCAGTAATAACTTATGATATTAGAGGAAATAAAGAAGTAGTAAATGCTTCTATAATAAATAATTGGCTTGCAACAGATGAAAAATTTAATCCTTATATAGATAAAGAAAAGGTAAGGGCTTATATGGATAATTTAGCTTATACCTATAATACAATAGGAAAACCCAGAGATTTTGTTACAGCAGCAGGAAAACATGTAAAAGTAAGTGGAGGAAGTTATGGTTGGGCTATTGACAGGCCTAAAGAAACTGAAAATTTAGTACAAGCTATAAAAGAAGGAAAAACTATAAATAAAAAACCTAGTTATGCTCAAACTACACCTTATACTGGTGCTGATGACATAGGAAACACTTATGTAGAAATTGATCTAACAAAACAACATTTATGGTTTTTTAAGAATGGAAATGTTGTTGTTGATGGAAGTATCGTTACTGGCAATGTAAGCGCAAATTATGCAACCCCTGAAGGCGTTTATAAACTAGATTATAAGGAAAGAAATGCTGTATTAAGAGGAGAAGGATATGCTGCTCCTGTTGATTTTTGGATGCCTTTCAATGGTGGTATTGGTATGCATGATGCTTCCTGGAGAAAGGAATTTGGAGGAACTATTTATCAAAATGGTGGTTCTCATGGCTGTGTAAATTGTTCCCATGCTTTAGCACAAACTATATTTGAAACTATAGAAGCAGGAACTCCAGTTATTTGTCATAATTAATAATATAAATTGTCTTTACAGTTTATTTATCCATATACAAATATAGTATTAGATAAAGACTTCGGTAACTTTTTAAAGGGACTATCCAAAAAATAAATTTTGAGATAGTCCCTCTTCATTTTCAACATTATCTGTCATAGCCATAAATCTTTCTCCTACCTGTATAAAATCACCACTTTTATAAATGATTTCTCTTACTAACTTTCCTTCAACATAAATTGGATTCTCTTTACCTTTATGCTGTTCTAAAGATTTATTTTTTATAGCATTATCGGTTTTGATACCCTATTAAATATTTTTAGTAATTGAAATGTAAATTTTATATATGCTAATAAATATTACTATTAGTTTAAATTATAAATAAACACGAATATACCTTCATTTCTATAGAAATCCATTTATCACCTGTATACAAATTTTTTAAATAACACACTCTATATTTATATTAAGCAATTTTTGATTTAAAATTGAAATTGCCTAAATTTACTACAAAAGAGGTGATAAAATTTGAAAAAACAAATTAAATTAAATATAGTTATTTTTTCTATATTGATCTGTATATTTAGCTTTTTTTCTATAAAAAATAAGACTACTTTAGCTACAGATGATAATAATGATGTTCATCTTGTTTTAGACTCTACAAATAATGATGAAATTCCAAAAAAATTTCGTAAAACTTCTAATATATCTAATGTAGAAAAGGACAAAACTATAAACCTTAAAGGATTAGACTCTTTAAATATATCTGGAAGCAAACAGTTTTCAGAAGGCAATTTACCTCTTATAATAAAAGATATAAATACCCAATTGCCTATAACAGTTGTTGATTTAAGACAGGAATCTCATGGATTTATTAATGGATTACCTGTTAGTTGGGCTAATAAAAAAAATGATGCTAATATAGGATTAACAAAAGCTGAAGTTTTGGAAGATGAAAATAATAAATTAAAAAGTATTAAATTAAATTCTCCTATTAGTTTTTACAATGATCCTGATAAAACTATAATTCCAACAAAAGTTGAAAATGAAGAACAGCTTGTTAAGCATAACTCATTATCATATGTTCGTATACCTGTTACTGATACAAAGTTACCTACAGATGATATGGTTGATTACTTTGTTGATGTGATTAAATCTAATCCTAAAGACACATGGTACCATTTTCACTGTAAGCAAGGAATAGGAAGAACTACTACCTTTATGATTATGTACGATATGATGAAAAATGCAAAAGAAGTATCTGCTGATGATATTATAAAAAGACAACTCTTATTAGCAGATTTTGATGAAAAGCAAATGAAATCTTTCTACAATGATAAAAGGTCTACTTTTTTACAAAGTTTCTATAAATACTGCAAAGAAAATGGTAAGGATTTTAAAATCAAGTGGAGTGATTGGAAAAAAAGTCTTAATACTAGAAGCAATAGTTTCTTTTCTATTGCTTCTTCAAATAAAGACTCCTCTAGCTATATAAAAAACCCTAAAGCTCCAACTCACTTATATGTTATCTCTCAAAATATACTGACTCCTAGTGAAAGAACAATGATAGCTACTCTTCAAGGAATAGTTAACAATCATTGCTCTCATCAAATATATACCCTTAATTCTTCACAACCAGATTATCAAATATGGCTAGATGATTTAAAAAATAATTATGGTGTATCCTACAAAAATATTTCAAATCCATGGGAATTATTAGATATATATAAAAGCTATGTTAAGGGATATGTGCTTTATAGCAATAAATCATCAAAAGATCCTTCTATAAATAATGCTTGTTCTCTTGCTTCATTAAATAATTCCATTGCAGTTGATGAAAGCATTGAAAATAAAGTACGAGCCCATAGTATAACAAATATTAGTGGAGATTGTAGAAATACGGACAAAAATTGGGCTTACAATAAGCTATGGAATTCTGGATTAAATCATTCAATAGTGATTCAATTATCTCCTGAAAAGGAAACATCTTTAAGAGACTATGCTATAATGACTAAATCTCTAATATTTTATGAAGATAGCATAAATGATACATCTCTCAGAGATAAAGTATTTTCCTCTATGAATGCCAATTCTATTTGTTTAGGATGGGGACCAGATGAATTTATAAATGTAAGCACTTCATCAAAACATGGTGTAAGTATAATAGCTGCAGATTGGTCTTATAATTTAACTGTGTTGAGTGCCTTTCCTTCATGCCCTATAACCCAAAAATCCTCATCAAATATAACTAATAAAAAAAATGCTCATTATGTAACATTTATTATGTCAGATGGAGATAATCAACAATGGAATCTTGGAACTAATTATGGGTCTCCTAAGTGGTATGGTTCTCCTTATAGAGGTAACTTTAATCTTGGTTGGTCTTTAAGTCCATCTTTGTATTATTTAGCTCCTACTGTTTTTAACTTATATTATAAAAATGCCTCTCATGGATCTACTAATGATTATTTTATAGTATCACCTTCAGGCAATGGATATATTTATCCTAGCAAATATGATAAGAATGCTCTAGGTACATATATTAATACACTAGATGAGTATATGAAAAAAGTAGATGAAAAATATGTAGCAATTATAGATGACTCTTCTTTTTATAATAATAAGCTTTGGGATAAGTTTACTGTTAAGCCTAACATACAGGGATTGTTTTATCTTGATTACCATAAACACGACAACTATCATGGAAAAATTATTTGGTCTAATAATAAGCCTATAGTATCTTGTAGAGATCTGCTTTGGAGTAACCTAGAAAGCGAAGATGAATTGGTTAAAAATATTAATGAAAGAGTTAGTTCTGGTGAGGTAGATATTCATGATCCTAATAGCTACACCTTTGTATATGTTCATGCTTGGAGCAAAAGCTTAAATAATATTGAAAATGCTGTTAATAATCTAAGAAAAAATCCTAAAGTAGAAATAGTAACCCCCGAAACATTTATGGAATTGATAAACAAAAATGTAAATCATTAATTAAAAATTTTCATATTTTATATATACTCAAATAACCCACTAAATATATTTATAATCTAGTGGGTTAACTATAGAAATATTTATGTTAAATTAATCAAATATTTTAGCAGTTTAATCTCATTATTTACTTCTTAATTGCTTTTGTCTTCTTATTAAAAATATTGATGCTATACTTATTAATATAAAACCTATTCCTAGCATAATAAAGTTAAAGCTATATCCAGTACGTGGTAATTTATTATTTAATTGCATTATTTTACTCTTTTCTTGGATTAACTTATTGTTTGGTTGCATTGGTTTATTATCGCCAGAATCTAATAGTTTTTTTTGTATTTTCCCTAAAGCTTCATTGTATTTTATTAGATTTAAAGTATTAGTTTGTCCAACTTTTACAGTGAATTTTACAGGATTCTTATCTAATTTATATCCATTAGGGGCTTTTGTTTCCACAAACTGATATTCCCCTGGCACTAAATCTTTTACATAAATTTGTCCATTCTCATCTGTCTTCAATCCTATTTTTATATCTTTTCCGCTCTTGCTTTGAAGACTAAATTCTGCCCCTTCTAATACCTTTTTACCACTACTATCTATTTTGGTTAATATTACATTTCCGGGTATTGCTGTATTCTCCTTATTTACTCTAATATCTCCAATTTGTCCATCTTTTATAGTAAATTTTATTGGTGTTTTATCTAATTTATATCCATTAGGAGCTTTTGTTTCCACAAACTGGTACTCCCCTGACACTAACCCTTTTACATGAATTTGTCCATTCTCATCTGTCTTTAGACCTATTTTTATGTCTATACCCATTTTATTTTGAAGGCTAAATTCCGCATCTTTTAATACTTCTTTAGTATCACTATCTACTTTAGTTAATATTACAGAAGGATCATTAATCCCTGCAGCTTTTCCTCCACCTTCTGATGATTTTGCCTCCACTTTTGTAAACTTCTCTTCAATATTATCTCCATATAATCTTACAGTATTAGGAAATATTATTTGATTAGAATTTGTTATTTTTGAATTAAATTTAATAATATATCCTTTATTTATATTACCTAAATCTATATTAAATCCTGTATTATTTTCATTCATATTAAATTTATCTGTAACATCTATACATTCATCATAATTACCTGTATTGTGATTAAATGTAACTTGTGAAATCTTCACACTGCCTTTTATATAATTTTGTCCTTCACCTAATTCTTCCTTTATAATAGCATTATTTATTTTAGCTTGAGCATAATTTACTCTTATAATCCATTTTATAATACCATCATCTTTATTAACAGTTCCCCATTTATAAATTTTTTCATCTTTATTTGGTAAATACTCTGGAATAATTTCTATTGGTTCAGTACTTATATTATTGTCTAAACTAATTGGATACTTTCCTGGTTCATTTATTATGTCTTTGTTAAATTTAGTAGTAAAATACATATTACCATGAATATTTTCATGGGTTTCTATGTAATTTGTAGGATCCACAAGTTCAACCTTAACATGACCATTTTTATCTGCATGAACTTTTTGGATTAATACACCTTCATTTGTCTTAATAT contains the following coding sequences:
- a CDS encoding DeoR/GlpR family DNA-binding transcription regulator; translated protein: MLPVEREQYIIEKLEDLGTVKVEDIANELDVSLMTIRRDFDRLQDKGILYRSHGGAVKRSTYLSEQAYDLKKISNIYVKEKIAEKALSIIKEGDSIFLDAGTTTFELAKVLNKVKDITVITNDLKIALELYQNNVKAYIVGGKIQEETGCIIGPTADEFISNIKVNVAFLGTSGIDSDFKLSTPTFEKASLKKHIVKSASYSVLLTDSSKFNKESFVNIFSIESVNCVITDKKFHKDEDKYLESLNVKIINV
- a CDS encoding GxGYxYP domain-containing protein, encoding MKKQIKLNIVIFSILICIFSFFSIKNKTTLATDDNNDVHLVLDSTNNDEIPKKFRKTSNISNVEKDKTINLKGLDSLNISGSKQFSEGNLPLIIKDINTQLPITVVDLRQESHGFINGLPVSWANKKNDANIGLTKAEVLEDENNKLKSIKLNSPISFYNDPDKTIIPTKVENEEQLVKHNSLSYVRIPVTDTKLPTDDMVDYFVDVIKSNPKDTWYHFHCKQGIGRTTTFMIMYDMMKNAKEVSADDIIKRQLLLADFDEKQMKSFYNDKRSTFLQSFYKYCKENGKDFKIKWSDWKKSLNTRSNSFFSIASSNKDSSSYIKNPKAPTHLYVISQNILTPSERTMIATLQGIVNNHCSHQIYTLNSSQPDYQIWLDDLKNNYGVSYKNISNPWELLDIYKSYVKGYVLYSNKSSKDPSINNACSLASLNNSIAVDESIENKVRAHSITNISGDCRNTDKNWAYNKLWNSGLNHSIVIQLSPEKETSLRDYAIMTKSLIFYEDSINDTSLRDKVFSSMNANSICLGWGPDEFINVSTSSKHGVSIIAADWSYNLTVLSAFPSCPITQKSSSNITNKKNAHYVTFIMSDGDNQQWNLGTNYGSPKWYGSPYRGNFNLGWSLSPSLYYLAPTVFNLYYKNASHGSTNDYFIVSPSGNGYIYPSKYDKNALGTYINTLDEYMKKVDEKYVAIIDDSSFYNNKLWDKFTVKPNIQGLFYLDYHKHDNYHGKIIWSNNKPIVSCRDLLWSNLESEDELVKNINERVSSGEVDIHDPNSYTFVYVHAWSKSLNNIENAVNNLRKNPKVEIVTPETFMELINKNVNH
- a CDS encoding SpaA isopeptide-forming pilin-related protein, whose translation is MNKLMKFFVVIFMITNIFFNSYSVNAETPEGQKNSSILDNLNITHEDGSDKNQWYTWERVNLNYEWSLKDHKKGDVEEFDLPKEFQLENGLDFNIKTNEGVLIQKVHADKNGHVKVELVDPTNYIETHENIHGNMYFTTKFNKDIINEPGKYPISLDNNISTEPIEIIPEYLPNKDEKIYKWGTVNKDDGIIKWIIRVNYAQAKINNAIIKEELGEGQNYIKGSVKISQVTFNHNTGNYDECIDVTDKFNMNENNTGFNIDLGNINKGYIIKFNSKITNSNQIIFPNTVRLYGDNIEEKFTKVEAKSSEGGGKAAGINDPSVILTKVDSDTKEVLKDAEFSLQNKMGIDIKIGLKTDENGQIHVKGLVSGEYQFVETKAPNGYKLDKTPIKFTIKDGQIGDIRVNKENTAIPGNVILTKIDSSGKKVLEGAEFSLQSKSGKDIKIGLKTDENGQIYVKDLVPGEYQFVETKAPNGYKLDKNPVKFTVKVGQTNTLNLIKYNEALGKIQKKLLDSGDNKPMQPNNKLIQEKSKIMQLNNKLPRTGYSFNFIMLGIGFILISIASIFLIRRQKQLRSK
- a CDS encoding L,D-transpeptidase family protein; the protein is MSKGRTKGKNHIRPSIIGLLSILIIYVCMVLYFKNHFYFRTTINGIKASCKTVEEVNKEMESEVKNYTLQLEGRNGAKEKISAKDFNLKYNTNNEIKKLKDAENPFNLFKGIFAKKEHQIPRTISYDEKLLKQHIDKMVFFNKDKITNPKNASLKYTGKDYEIVPEVMGNKVNEDTLYKEIKNAIIKNKKVIDLEKSNCYENPKYTSKSKEVIEAKKTMNKYLQSVITYDIRGNKEVVNASIINNWLATDEKFNPYIDKEKVRAYMDNLAYTYNTIGKPRDFVTAAGKHVKVSGGSYGWAIDRPKETENLVQAIKEGKTINKKPSYAQTTPYTGADDIGNTYVEIDLTKQHLWFFKNGNVVVDGSIVTGNVSANYATPEGVYKLDYKERNAVLRGEGYAAPVDFWMPFNGGIGMHDASWRKEFGGTIYQNGGSHGCVNCSHALAQTIFETIEAGTPVICHN
- a CDS encoding IS6 family transposase, yielding MNKANKKITCPRCHSHKLYKFGKDKQGNQKYQCKECRRQFAPTAEKRQLIGYPRCPLCGKGTFIHHNYSNYINYRCNNKRCNHSFFIAKPTAILPSSNTKIDGKLDFKGMRFPIHIILMALDLYFLNESSTRRISQYLFRLFNVKVSHVTIANWTKKFAAYFKLKSDRLLKDVVLSDSDEWHADETVVFINGKRHYLWLVIDSESRLIISYHLSPYRDAKQAFSLFNDAKKFGSPRAIVTDRLPSYNVPIKSTFEDTVHIKVQSFRDDISNNIIESFNKTFKSWYKGLRGFNSFDSANKLISMFIFHYNFLRPHYSLRDLSPAEVIGVTYSTKAKNNWLLAA
- a CDS encoding CPBP family intramembrane glutamic endopeptidase, with the translated sequence MILKEIELVRQARESDRLYNIFVAYLLVFLFLIAGEIIGGIILFILIKAFKIPNNTPISFSLSLIAGFLFSTLITFLWIKKREKRSIAGLGFCKEGFIKKYIIGFVFGSILFSIVVLLLLVTGHINLVNGLNLKSIVPLMIVLPGWIIQSVTEEILVRGWLMNVLGAKYNMTIGLIFSSLLFSMLHFLNPNVSIVAVVNLFITGILFGLYVIKTQNLWGACGLHAAWNFFQGNIFGFEVSGMNIDIGSLMKLKLVGSDLFTGGSFGPEAGIACTIVLSVAIVILSYKIKNSYEKIPL